The Clupea harengus chromosome 26, Ch_v2.0.2, whole genome shotgun sequence region CTGCTTGTTCTGTGTAGGccccatgctgtgtgtttgtgcataggtgtgtgtgtgtgtgtgtgtgtgtctgtattaacCCATTGTTGCCCCCCCTGGTCCTTGTTACATTGTTGTATTGTCTTTAAGAATGGTCACCCTCTGATTTTCTCACATTAAAGCTGCCCAGTCCAGgatgtttgtgtgcagtgaatgGCAATTAGTACAATAATGTTTCACCCCAAGGACTAAACATGCGTGATGGCTTACGTTTGTTTTGTGGTAgagcttgtttatttgtgttattgGCACAGCATTAAGTGCATGTGTAAATGTTAGCTAGAGCATCCGTTTCACttcctgttggtgtgtgtgtgtgtgttcattcattgtTCTGGCCCTTGCTCAGGACCAGAAGCGGATGGAGAAGGTGTCCAAGCGGGTGAACGCCATCCAGGAGGTGAAGGAGAGCGTGGGGCTGCTGACCCAGCTCCTGGGAGACTACAGCAAGGAGAGCGTCGAGAACAACGAGGAGCTGATCAAGGTTGGCAGAGGCTAATGatggccacacacatacacatacacacacacacacacacacacacacacatacacatacacatacacacacacacacacacacacacacacacacacaaattgcatagacaacacacacacacacaaacccacacaaacacacacaaattacaatgacacacacacacagacacagaagttGCATGGActggacatcacacacacagactcgcatAAATCTCCTACAAACAAATatcagacaacacaacacacaagtgcacgcacacacacacacacaagcgcacgcacaaacacaaactcaggaCTCTCCCACGAACAAAAATCACACAGACATTACACACGGTCGACACGCtgtgccaacacacaccacgcatACATCTAAACACACATCGGTACCAATTACCTCAGCACCAACAGCTACTCGCATCCGCAGTGCGCTCAATACTGGCCCTGGGGTCAGAGTTCCCATAGAAACAGTTAGTAATCGTCTGTGTGAAGCCACCAGATAATTAGCGACAAGTGAAATCAAAGCCCAGGCAGCTCCATCATTAAAGCGCTCCTGTAGCGACTCGGCTCCTTTTATTATGCCGTTAAAAGTCATGATTTGCTTGTTAAGAAGAGGGCCCCAAACGGAGGTGTTGACGCTCGCCAGCGGCTGTAACTTGTTTGTGCTGACGCACAGAAAATCCTGTTTTTCAATGGGTGTACGTGGTATCCtgtttttgtgcttgtgtttaaaTATGACAGTTGTTTCATTTATGATCTTGCCCCACTCAGTAGAGAGTGGTGGCTTGAGCAAGTTAATTCCCATGATGCAAGTGTGAACAGGATGAAAGTGCATGTCtaatgaggaagtgtgtgtgtgttttgtggtagagcttgtttatttgtgttattgGCACAGCATTAAGTGCATGTGTAAATTTTAGCTAGAGCATCCgtttcacttcctgtgtgtgtgtgtgtgtgtgtgtgtgtgtgtgtgtgtgtgtgtgtgtgtgtgtgtgtgtgtgtgtgtgtgtgtgtgtgtgtgtgtgtgtgtgtgtgtgtgtgtgtgtgtgtgtgtgtgtgtgtgtgtgtgtgtaggacttgTACCAGCGCTGTGAGAAGATGAGGCCCACACTGTTCCGTCTAGCCAGCGACACAGAGGACAATGACGAGGCCTTAGGTAAGGACCAGCATTCCTAACTTTCGGGGTCTAAAACAAATCTTGAATAAAATCAAAAAGTAGGACACTTTGGTAAAGTTCAGTTCTTATTTTGACATTGGGACTTGCAATCTACTCCCAGTAAGAGGTGGTGATAGAATTTAAGCAGTATTTAAGAAGCATTATTGGAAATAATGGAAGTCCCTTCATGTTGATATGATTAAGATGAGGTGTATCTGTGAGGAGGTGTATCTGTGAGGAGGTGTATCTGAATGCTATGATGAGGTATATCTGAATGCTATGATGAGGTATATCTGAATGCTATTATGATGTGACTGTTAGTATCTGATTGCTCTGGTTGTCCTTTGCAGCGGAGATCCTGCAGGCCAATGACAGCCTGACCCAGGTGATCAACCTCTACAGGCAGCTGGTGAAGGGTGAGGAGGTCAACGGGGACAGCTCCACCATGCCTCAGCTCACAGGTCAGGGTCCCATCCCTCATTGAGCCTGACCTTCACATCCAAAGCTATTGAGATTTGTGTTGACccttaaatatataatattaaatatatCCCCTATTATATCCTAAATACCAAGCAATGAAGTATCTGGTTTTGTGTCTGTTGATGATCATGGGTTTGATGATCTACAGATAATTGTATTCTGTTATAACCGTAGTGACACTGAGGATCTTGTTgtcgtgacccccccccccccatacaggAAGTAGCACTGCTCTGCTGGACCTGTCAGGCCTTGACACTTCACCCTCTGCTCCGACTGTCCCAGAATTCCCCTCTCAGCCCACCCCCTCACAGGAAATTGGCATGAGCCTGCTGGATGATGAGCTCATGTCGCTAGGTAACCGCCATCGACGTCTGGCTGACCCCCTTCCCTGCCAGGGACATTAGACAGATACAGCAGCATGTGACATTTACACTCAGCATAAAGTGGCACCAgggtttgacttttttttttaaaatggaTTGTCCACTTTGTTTCATCAGGTTTGACTGATGTTGCCCCTGCAATCTCTAACCTGGCTTCCCAGTCTGGGGATGCCACAACATGGAACTCTTTTCAGGTGAGAACAGGACTtggacacagtcacacacacagtacagcagtAATGCGGTGTAGTATGCAGCAAACGTTGCAcatagtgctgtcaaacgattaaaatatttaatcgcgattaatcgcatttatgtcatagttaactaaaaattaatcgcgattaatctcaaatttgtatctattctaaatgtcccttcgtttattcattttttccatcattttatttttattttaatgccctaatcaacatggaaaagtggattggcttgctttaagcaaatgttttattttattgaaaaccaagattgccaaacagggcggtacaaaataaaattataaagtgcacatttcaggtaaacaaggcctatagtgcagttaaaccatggcttaatattttctttttttcaagtttgctgggaacatagcagtcaggcctcttatttcagaaacaatgaaccgtaacagttaggttaccaataaaaggtaagcctactacttctttgctttcagccagctgcctgttgacattttcagacaacggTAAAGttggcttcttttgcacaacagtacttttaaaagtaaactttccattcagaagctttttatcatccatttcgccgtatcgcgctcaccattcactcaaaccgtaacgttagcctaatacacagtttgcgaggccaaaaagaacgttaatctaaaaaaaagaaaaaaattattataaaaaaaaaatcgcgttaatctcgcgataaaaaaattaacggcgttaaaatgggtttgcgttaacgccgttaacaacgcgttaaactgacagcactagttgcACATAACATTTTTTAAGGATACATCTGATTTTTACCTGATAAATATCAATGGATTTATGTTGTTATAACATAAAAGGAGTACATTTGTACATTGTCAGTAAAACATACAGTTTGTGCTGAATAtaaatgtactttcagaagactTTCACCATAACCAGATGGCTTTTACCTTTCATTCTCCAGTCCTCTGATAGTGTCGAAACACCTGCTCCGGTGGCGCCTGCAGCGGTGCTGTTGCCATCGGTGACGGCAGCACCTGCAGCCCCAGCGACCGTGGCCCCGCTTGCCTCGAGGGCCCTGGATGAGCTGGACCTGCTGGGCAAGACGCTGCTGCAGCAGTCCCTTCCCCCAGAGAGCCAGCAGGTGAAATGGTAATGGCTCCTGTGCATCTGTTATCATAGAGCAGGAGAGCCTCTGTCTAGTCTTAGTGCTGGTCTGCAAGGCCCTTTGTCTTGGCTGCAGTGTAGTTTGGTATTCTTAGCCTTAAAATAATACCAGGTTCAGCTAGCCAAGCCTTGCAGGCATTTGCAGATCAGATTAGGGGTACAAACTAAAGTGAAGCACAAATGCCACTCTCAGGAGGAGTATCTGCCTCTCTGACCAGAATTGCTTGATTTGACCTCATAGATTATCAGGGTATTGCAAATGTTCTCAGTTAGgtgttgtatgtgtatatgtatattgtatatgtgtgtatgtatattgaaATGAAATAGGATAGAATTAAGAGatgtttctttgtctttttcttaaAGGGACAAACTTCAGTCTCACTCCAGACCCACACTCCGCGACCTTCAGACCAAGACCACCACAAACCCCAGCCCGACGCCCAGTCCCATCCTGACCCTGGCCTCCGAGCAGCCTGGGACTCTCCTGGACTCTCAGGCTGGCATTGGAGCTCCCTCGCTAGGCTTGACCACTAGCTCTTCTCCCCAGAATGACATTTCCTTAGCTAATGTGATTGTTCCCTTGGAGTCCATCAAACCCAGTAAGATGATCGGTCTAAAGCATTTACACTTTGGGTCTTATGTGGATGGTATCAATGTTACAAAACAACACAAGTGGACTGTCAGACTCAGATGGATCAACTTGTGTCAGTTAGTTATTGTTGTcagttagttatttttgtcactTAGTTATTGTGTCACTTAGTTATTGTAAACTTAATGCAAACTTAAACCTATTGCTGTAAGTAaaactgacctctctctctcccccctccccctccctctctctctcacacacgttctTGTATGCTTTTAGGTAGCATGTTGCCTGTGACGATATTTGACAAACACAGTTTGCGGGTGTTATTTCACTACGCACGGGACAGTCCCCCGTCACGGCCGGACGTGCTAGTGGTCATCATCTCCATGCTGTCCTCCGCCCCCATACCCATCACCAACATTCGCCTCCAGTCGGCCGTCCCCAAGGTACGTACTCGTCTGACCCGCCCGCACTCACTCCATCTTGTGCAGAGCCCAACTCTCCAGTCTGAGGCCGCCCAGTCCACCTATTGCTCCCAGCTGTGAAATTTGAATTGGTGCAGTGAATTTGTGTCAACACTGACGATTGATAATCGGGAAGTAAATTTCCCTGGACAATTCTGACTACCAGAAATGTAGCATTGTAGGCAAAAGGACGAGTGAggggtttaaaaaaagaattaaaaaaaaaaaaacaccaggtcATTTTCTAGCTGGATTTCAATcaaaatttatttatttagcctaTCATGTTTTGTTTGATAAAGGGGCGGGCACATCAAAACATCACACGCCACAGAGGAACATAAGACTGAGCACAGTGAGCTTGAGCTGGAATGtagagtatctctctctctcacatcctgGAAGTGTCTAGTATTTTGTCTCGTCTTTCTGGTTCTGTAAGTCACACTCCCGCTTCAATCCTGCTTTTCCTGAAGCACCATTTCCAGGCCCAGTACTGTCGCCTTAAATAAAAGCCCTGGCTTTGGTGAGGGCGTGACGGGGACCCACGTGTTCatgaatgttctctctctctctcgctctcattccaCAGACTATGAGGGTGAAGCTGCAGCCCCCATCGGGCACGGAGCTGCCCGCCTTCAACCCCATCCTCCCCCCCGCCGCCATCACCCAAGTCCTGCTGCTGGCTAACCCCCACAAGGTAAGGCAGAGCTGGGGCACAGGGTGGAATGACTGTCCGGCACATGACCGTCATAACGGCACAACCGGTGACTCAGGGAACGAACGGAATGATCTATTCGTGTGTCTGCCAGTTTGCTGCCTGCCAAAGCTAGTTTCCCTGTCGGAGCTTTTTCTTATGTTGACGTCCAGTTTGAAGACATCAGATTCTGAGGGGCATAGCTGTTATAACAGCTGTcttctgtgtatatatatatatatatcccaatTCATTATTGACATTACTTCTAAATTAAAGCATTTGTTTACCAGTGTCAGATGTGAAATAATTCATGGGCGTCTTCATCGTGATGCGTTTACAGTGATGTATCTGGTTTTATCTTGCAGGAGAAAGTGCGATTGCGGTACAAGCTCACCTTCGATCTAGGAGAAGAATCACATGATGAGTCTGGGGACGTTGAACAGTTTCCACCCCCAGAGAACTGGGGGGACCTTTAGGAGGACGGACCTGCTTCCCGTTTGACGACCCCTTCTGCTTCCTACTGCTCTTGCCTGATGGCGTGAACTTGATACAATATTCTTGTCGATGGTCCTGCTTTTTGAATCTGCAGTCCGTTTTCATTGCCCACAGCGGACTCTTTGGCTCTGCCTCAagcctatctgtctgtctatctagtgtgtctgtttctttcttttcttttgaatcATTCCAAATGATTGACGGTCATGAAATCAGCCATGTTCCTCTGCTTGAACACTGTACTTGATTTAGCTGTGTGGAAATGTAACcgactacaacaacaacaacaacaacaacaacacccccATTGCTTTGACTTCCGAGCAATTAAGTTGGGCCTTTTTAAAcagaacatgtgtgtgcatgaatttgtgtgtgtgtgtgtgtgtgtgtgtgtgtgtgtgtgtgtgtatgagtgtatgtgggaTTGTTTGCATTTATGTCCAGCATTTACTCATCCGTGTCGTCATCTACTATAGAATGAAATGAAGCCTTCAGTCGTCTCAGTTTTACCAGTTGCACAGTGGCAGACATGCATAGTGGAGCCAGTGAGGTTTCGCACTACACAACCGTGAGTGGATAATGTCCCTGTTACTGTGATATAATATGCATCCAGTCTTCTACAAAGGAAATCCAAACTATCCCTTTACCAAGGACTTGAAGTTAAGCTTATTGTTTTcagctgttgtgtgttttattcatttgtttttcttttttcttcttcttttgttctGTCTGTTATGCACTTTGTTTTGCACATGACCTCCCAAATACTGACTTCTTGTTACTCTTCTACATTATGTAGTATTCACCTTAAAGACAAAACACAGCAGAATCTCACCGGGTCTTCAGAAGGAACACTAAAGGGGGAATCATGCAAACCTTTTTGTGTTCTAACCTTTGACCTCCTGCACGTCCCTGGTTGACTGCTGTTGACACCCAAAGGGAGCCCCACCCCCTCCTGGGGCTCGACCAGGCGAGCCGTCAATGCCGAATTCTTGTTTGAAAATCTACCGTATGTGCCTGATCTGACACGTTTCTTTCGCATTTCTAGGTCCCGTCTGATTCGGTTtcatgtccttttttttttattattacctttttttttttttatagatacATGCCGCACATTTAGTCTTTGAGTTTGGAATTCCAGTTTGAAGAGAGCTGTTTGCAgtcgttttttttattatttatgtttttttttttttttacccctcgTCATTTCTGGTTGGGAACGTAATCGTGTTCACACACTAATCATACAGAGCCCCGTGGCCAGGGAAGAAAGGTTGAGAatctgtgtgtaaatatacCAGATCCTAAagaataggaaaaaaaaactccaataATTGGAACTCTCATCACCCTCGGAAAACAAACCATCCTACATGTGCTGGCTTTCTGGATCTTCCCCTGGAATATTCTGATGAGAATTCTATTGTAATGTTGCACTTCTGACTGTAACCCCCCCCGCTCTGTCCTTGTCTGGTTGAGCCTGTCTTCCCAGCCTTGGGGAGGCTGAGAATGAATGATTTCCCTCCAGGAGAGACTGAACAGATGAGGTACTCTGTAAATGGGAGTAGAATGGCTTCCGCCTGAGGAGGAATGCCGAGGCACTTGGCTGCCATAGCAACGTGGCATTCTTGCAGTCAACCTAACACATTCCAAATACCCCCATACGCCCACCTGCACCCCCTCAACGTGCACACAGCCCGCCCACTTCACCACCCTCCCCGCCCACTTCACCACCCTCCCCTCACTATCTCATCACGGTTCTGACTTTGTAAATAGTATCGGTATTGCAATTATGtacatttgccaaaaaaaaaaaaaatacaaagatGCAAATTCATTATGgagggaaaatggagagaatgTAGTGCAAATATGTATTTAAGGGAAATAAAAGTTATTCTTTTTCTCGGGGGTTTAAAACAAGCAGCCTTGTGTTCTATGCATGCAAGATTCAGATGGGAGAGAAGCCTCTGGTGGACTTTCCAAGTGTCTGGATGGTCATATCCATCCTCTTATTCCTGCTACTGAACTGACATTTGCTGTAGTAATTCGATGGAAACTCATGTGTTGTTAGGAGTAGTCTCACATTTAAGACTTAAGAACATACAAAATAACTATTCAAGACACAGAAGGGGTTCAAAGTCTTTATTTAACCCTGTAAATCAGAAGCACAacagtataaaaaaaagaaaagaaatgcagGCTTGACAGCTCCGCCTGGTGCAGCTCCGCCTGGACAATCTCTCAAGATTTCAAGCGAATATCAGGCACTGAGCTGGTTCACACACCCTATTCAACCCCAGATTAACGTCATGAAATGATAAAAGACTAAATAAATGGACAGATCAAACTCACACTATAGACACTGGATGCAGGTACATGATTTTGCCATTCACAATATTCAAAAGGATCCACTCACAGttttcacacagacatgtctgaCCGCCTCTGGCTTAGGTGCTAGACACTAAAGCTTCTTTACTGGtcagcacattcacacaacacaacctaaTAGTATAAACTCTAAAACAGAAGCCCTTAGCCGGTTAGCATTtccacacatataaacactaaAAGGGAGGACGAGGGGAACTTGGGAACAGGTTAGGGTGATCTGTCATTAGTTAAGATCTCTTTACTTCctgggtggtgggggagggggaggtggtgcGAATGGGTAAGGGCCCTGACCTATGAACCCCATCATGggctgggggggcggggggaacTGCTGCGCCATGAGAGGCTTGGGCCCAGACCCGCCCTGggcaggtgggggagggggctggcCGAAGGGGCCCTGTGGTGGCCCTGAGGGCTCCTGCCCGccgccccctcctccacctccacctgacTGGGAGCCACCCCCCCTGGAGCCGTAACCCTGGAACTGGTCGTTGTAGCCGCTGCGGCCCCTGTAAGACGAGGAAGTGGAGCGGTCGGAGTCGCGGCTGACGCCAGCAGAGCGTCCATCGCGGCTGAAATTGGAGCTGTTTCCACGGCTGTCCTTTGAGCCGCCGAGCATTCGCCGCTCACACGCATCTTGGAACATCATGTTGGGGTTGTCCGAGTTGGAGACACTGCTACGGTAGCGCATCCTACCACCTGTGGGAGAAGCACAAGAGAAAACGGTTAGTGGGGGGTATTAAAACCTGATAGAATGGGCCTAATCACACTCACTGGCCTTCTTATGTACTGGCACCAAAATCAATCGAAGGGCTCATTTCCACACTTGAGGCCTGACTTCTTCCCAAGCCTTCAGCCAACTTTTTCATTTAACCCCCCTGGCTGAAGTGAAAACCCATCTCCTAGCCAGTCAGCAATTTCTGCCCCAAACCTCTTAAGACCAATCAGTCCTCTTCACTTAACACTTAAGACCACACCCTGCATCCAACTCACCCCTCCTTTATCTACTAGTCCCGATACTGCAACCATCCATGATAACACTGGTATTGATGGATTCAGTTATTACTCTAAACACTCCCGCAATTCAATCCTAATCTACTATTCTGAGCCTTCTGAAGTTCTTCTCTTTCACCACTGCAGTAGTGTACAATCCCCAACCACATCCCTTTTGTGAACCCCACTGCTTCTGAACAACTGTTTGTAAACCcattacagtgccctccgcaattattggcacccctagtgaatatgagcaaaacaggctataaaaaaatatgtctttgctgtttatcctcttggtctttcactcaaaatattcacaaaaatcctaccttttcattgaagtaaaactattgaaagaaaaaaaaactgttgacattaaataaatatttttccccaaaacatgtgtgccacaattattggcaccccttaatttaatgtattgtgcagcctccctttgccaacataacagctctgagtcttctcctataatgcgtgatgaggttggtgaacacatggcacaggatctgagaccattcctacttgcagtatctctccagatccttcagattctgaggtcaacgtttgtagactcggcttcagctcatcccacagattttctatggggtttaagtcgggggactgtgatggccatggcaaaacctttattctgcggtcggtgaacca contains the following coding sequences:
- the gga1 gene encoding ADP-ribosylation factor-binding protein GGA1 gives rise to the protein MAAPPDEGSLESRINKATNPLNRETDWESIQAFCERLNNEPDGPQLATRLLAHKIQSPQEWEAMQALMVLETCMKSCGKRFHSEVGKFRFLNELIKVVSPKYLGSRAPEPVKKKVLEVMFSWTLTLPEETKISDAYQMLKKQGIVKQDPALPDDGPLPLPAARPKNAIFEDEEKSKMLARLLNSTHPEDLRAANKLIKEMVQEDQKRMEKVSKRVNAIQEVKESVGLLTQLLGDYSKESVENNEELIKDLYQRCEKMRPTLFRLASDTEDNDEALAEILQANDSLTQVINLYRQLVKGEEVNGDSSTMPQLTGSSTALLDLSGLDTSPSAPTVPEFPSQPTPSQEIGMSLLDDELMSLGLTDVAPAISNLASQSGDATTWNSFQSSDSVETPAPVAPAAVLLPSVTAAPAAPATVAPLASRALDELDLLGKTLLQQSLPPESQQVKWDKLQSHSRPTLRDLQTKTTTNPSPTPSPILTLASEQPGTLLDSQAGIGAPSLGLTTSSSPQNDISLANVIVPLESIKPSSMLPVTIFDKHSLRVLFHYARDSPPSRPDVLVVIISMLSSAPIPITNIRLQSAVPKTMRVKLQPPSGTELPAFNPILPPAAITQVLLLANPHKEKVRLRYKLTFDLGEESHDESGDVEQFPPPENWGDL